The following proteins are encoded in a genomic region of Vibrio spartinae:
- the birA gene encoding bifunctional biotin--[acetyl-CoA-carboxylase] ligase/biotin operon repressor BirA — MKEHHAKLTILSTLADGGFHSGEALGAALGISRAAISKHIRGIQDWGVDIFRVQGKGYQLAQPMQLLDQHYIQPQVSTPVYLHPIIDSTNQYLLDRVGSLTSGTVCLAEYQQKGRGRRGRHWVSPFGANLYFSMYWRLDAGMAAAMGLSLVVGVAVVDALKTLGVDDIKLKWPNDLYYQDKKLAGILVEMSGQAGEAAHLVIGMGMNLSMAPQTQQIDQPWSSLAQVIGNDHIDRNALAVALIQSWTRTLETYEREGMNNFVERWNQVDNFIDRPVKLFMGERVITGIERGIDAHGAVLLETERGIESYVGGEISLRSHDHPATS; from the coding sequence ATGAAAGAACATCATGCCAAGCTGACGATTCTGTCAACCTTAGCCGATGGTGGTTTTCATTCCGGTGAAGCATTGGGGGCCGCTTTAGGGATCTCCAGAGCTGCCATCAGTAAACATATCCGAGGAATTCAGGATTGGGGCGTTGATATCTTTCGCGTGCAAGGGAAGGGATATCAACTGGCTCAGCCGATGCAGTTACTGGATCAACATTATATTCAACCTCAAGTTTCGACACCGGTATATTTGCACCCGATCATTGATTCGACCAACCAGTATCTATTGGATCGTGTCGGTTCGTTAACCTCCGGGACGGTTTGTCTTGCTGAATATCAGCAAAAAGGCCGGGGACGGCGGGGCAGACACTGGGTCTCTCCATTTGGAGCAAACTTATATTTCTCAATGTACTGGCGACTGGATGCAGGCATGGCAGCAGCCATGGGGCTGAGTTTGGTTGTTGGCGTTGCCGTTGTTGATGCACTGAAAACGCTCGGTGTTGATGATATTAAACTGAAATGGCCCAATGATTTGTACTATCAGGATAAGAAACTGGCCGGTATTTTGGTTGAAATGTCAGGGCAAGCCGGTGAAGCCGCACATCTCGTCATTGGTATGGGGATGAATTTATCTATGGCACCGCAGACGCAACAAATTGATCAACCTTGGAGTAGTCTGGCTCAGGTGATCGGCAACGATCACATTGATCGTAATGCGCTCGCCGTTGCCTTGATTCAATCTTGGACGCGGACGCTGGAAACATACGAGAGAGAAGGGATGAATAACTTCGTCGAGAGATGGAATCAGGTCGATAACTTCATTGATCGTCCCGTTAAGCTATTCATGGGAGAGCGAGTGATCACGGGGATTGAACGGGGTATTGATGCCCACGGTGCTGTGTTATTGGAAACGGAGCGGGGGATTGAAAGTTATGTCGGTGGGGAGATTTCTCTGCGAAGTCATGATCATCCTGCAACGTCCTGA
- the murB gene encoding UDP-N-acetylmuramate dehydrogenase has protein sequence MQIYLNENLSAYHTFGIEQSCQVLVTVNTVAELIDVYRHPEWQLLPKIVLGKGSNVLFSEFYEGVVIINQLRGIDVREDESHYFLHVQGGEDWPELVRWSVSQQIPGLENLAMIPGCAGSAPIQNIGAYGLEFQDVCDYVDYLCLKTFQIIRLNRAECLFGYRDSIFKHQLYQQAVVVGVGLKLAKAWQPRLKYGPLQQLASHCSSAEVFDCICDIRTRKLPDPTVIGNAGSFFKNPVLTAAQFEALAANYPEVVSYPASSGMKVAAGWLIDQCGLKGFQIGGAAIHEQQALVLINRQHATASDVIQLATHVYRCVYEKYGVALEHEVRFIGRSSEVYLDMWLKEQQL, from the coding sequence ATGCAAATATATCTCAACGAAAATCTCAGTGCTTATCATACGTTTGGTATTGAGCAGTCTTGTCAGGTGTTGGTGACAGTCAATACTGTTGCAGAATTAATTGATGTTTATCGTCACCCAGAATGGCAATTGTTGCCAAAAATCGTGCTCGGCAAAGGCAGTAATGTGTTGTTTTCCGAGTTCTATGAAGGTGTCGTGATTATCAATCAACTGCGGGGGATTGATGTCCGGGAAGATGAAAGTCACTATTTTCTTCATGTTCAGGGCGGAGAAGACTGGCCTGAATTGGTGAGATGGAGCGTATCGCAGCAGATTCCCGGATTGGAGAATTTAGCTATGATTCCCGGGTGTGCCGGAAGTGCGCCAATCCAGAATATCGGTGCTTATGGTCTCGAATTTCAGGATGTATGTGACTATGTTGATTATCTCTGTCTCAAGACGTTTCAAATCATTCGCTTGAATCGTGCTGAATGTTTATTTGGTTACCGTGATTCGATTTTCAAACATCAGCTTTACCAGCAGGCCGTTGTTGTCGGTGTCGGACTTAAGCTTGCTAAAGCATGGCAACCTCGTCTGAAGTATGGGCCATTGCAACAGTTAGCAAGTCATTGCTCATCCGCTGAAGTCTTTGACTGTATCTGTGATATCCGCACCCGTAAACTGCCTGATCCGACAGTGATCGGTAACGCTGGTAGCTTTTTTAAGAATCCGGTTCTGACAGCGGCACAATTTGAGGCGCTGGCTGCGAATTATCCGGAGGTTGTGAGTTATCCCGCATCATCGGGAATGAAAGTCGCAGCCGGCTGGCTGATCGATCAATGTGGTTTGAAAGGGTTTCAAATTGGTGGCGCTGCTATTCACGAACAACAAGCGTTAGTTTTGATTAATCGTCAGCATGCGACGGCATCGGATGTCATTCAGCTTGCCACTCATGTATACCGTTGTGTCTACGAAAAATATGGTGTTGCTTTGGAGCACGAAGTACGATTTATCGGTCGCAGCAGCGAAGTTTATTTGGATATGTGGCTGAAGGAGCAACAATTATGA
- the coaA gene encoding type I pantothenate kinase, which translates to MDPYLSFDRRQWSDLRNSVPMTLSEDDLVELQGINESLSMKEAVEIYLPLARLLNLYVAARQSRNTVLNQFLGHTDIAPPFIIGISGSVAVGKSTTARLLKALLSRWDNHPKVELITTDGFLYPNEVLLEKGIMQKKGFPESYDIKRLVQFVSDVKAGKKNISAPIYSHLTYDITDEVKMVHAPDILLIEGLNVLQSGMDYPHAPHRVFISDFLDFSIYVDAESSLVEKWYIERFMKFRHSAFKRPGSYFSHYTKLSESEANSIARNIWKAINGKNLQENILPTRERAQLILRKGINHTVEEILLRQ; encoded by the coding sequence ATGGATCCTTATCTCTCATTCGACAGACGCCAGTGGTCGGATCTTCGTAACTCCGTTCCCATGACTTTGTCAGAAGATGATTTAGTTGAGCTACAAGGCATCAACGAATCATTAAGTATGAAAGAAGCTGTTGAAATCTATTTACCATTAGCGCGACTACTGAATCTCTACGTTGCAGCCAGACAAAGCCGTAATACTGTCTTAAACCAATTTTTAGGCCATACCGACATTGCACCACCGTTTATTATTGGTATCTCAGGCAGTGTCGCAGTCGGGAAAAGCACAACAGCAAGGCTGCTCAAAGCGTTATTGTCTCGCTGGGACAACCACCCCAAAGTTGAACTGATTACCACGGACGGATTCCTTTATCCCAATGAGGTGCTGTTAGAAAAAGGCATCATGCAGAAAAAAGGATTTCCAGAATCGTACGATATTAAACGTCTGGTACAGTTTGTTTCTGATGTCAAAGCAGGAAAGAAAAACATCTCTGCCCCCATTTATTCTCATCTGACTTATGACATCACCGATGAAGTTAAAATGGTTCATGCACCCGACATCTTGTTGATCGAAGGTCTCAACGTTTTACAGAGTGGGATGGATTACCCCCATGCCCCGCACCGCGTTTTTATTTCAGACTTTCTGGATTTCTCCATTTATGTCGATGCTGAATCGTCTCTCGTTGAAAAGTGGTATATCGAACGTTTTATGAAGTTCCGCCATAGTGCCTTTAAAAGGCCGGGTTCCTATTTTAGTCACTACACGAAACTGAGTGAGTCGGAAGCCAACTCTATCGCGAGGAATATCTGGAAAGCGATCAATGGGAAAAACTTGCAGGAAAATATTTTACCAACGCGGGAAAGAGCACAACTGATACTTCGTAAGGGCATCAACCACACCGTTGAAGAAATTCTGCTACGACAATAG